gtggaggttgcagtgagccaagatcgtgccactgcactccagcctagcgacagagcaagactccgtctccaaataaaataataaaataaaataaaaacagatgggATTCCCCTAAGAGTAAagggtgatggatgtgttaaagGGTCTCTAGTGCCCACACAGGGAGCTGAGTTAAAAATTGTCAACAGAATATTCTGGGAAATAACTTGAGCAGTTATTTCAGGAAAGCAGCACAGTCAAGGGCTATTCCTGCAGTCCCCATACCCATAACCCTGGGAGCAGTGGTGCTACTGGGTAGCTTGCAGGAGCTGGTTACAATTTATAATGAGCCTGTCCACCTGGTCTTGAGGAGAAAGCTGGGCTGAAAAGATAAGCTCAGGAGACCTTCTGCCCTGTGTGGAGGGGGCTGTTAGTGACTGAGGGAGCTTTCTGGGCTCCCTGGGGAGAAGCTGAGCTGTTGGAAGAGAcaaaggctgagggaggggatAACCTTTGTTCCAAGGCTGACTTGGAGGAGGAAACATTCCCCTCTCTGTTTTCACATGACCTAAAGGGTTAGGGGAGTGAGCCTCATTTATCCCAGATCTCTGACCCATATCTCTCATCCAACcaagagatggaaaaaataaagctatcaGGTTTGGGCTTAGGGCTTAAAGGTACTGTCAGTTGCCATCCCCCGACACTCCACCaccaagaagggaaagaaaaaaggggggCTGGGCAGAGGACAGTGCTGTCCTACCTTCCAGATATTCATCAGTTGTATTCCCAATCTATTGATCCACattctaaatataattataaattgttAGCAGCCAAAGAGTTAGTAACAAGCCAGGAacaatggtgtgcacctgtagttccaattactcaggaggttgaagcaggagggtcacttgatcccaggaatttgaggctgcagtgcattaTGATTGCACCTATGCATAGcatgccagcctggacaacataacaagaccttgtctctaaaaaaaaaaatagtggctgggcgcggtggctcatgcctataatcccggcacttcgggaggccaaggcaggtggatcacctgaggtcaggagttcgagaccagcctggccaacatagcattagatatgagttctaaatttctcttcaaagaatcaatatgtcagtatgttcaattctttgccttctacttttaaacttaacttccttgtaaagcaacctttttcgatcacctgctccaccctgactcattccgattacctgctctgccctgactcattctccaccctgactcattccgatttcCTGCTCTGCCATAACCATTTTCCCCACCAAACCACTCACCCagtcactctctttaaattagccaatcggaattagtttagcctgtgcagtctaaccctagccaataggggaatgacagCGGCAGGGGCCACCTGTGTCAggaataagaaccccttcccctcccttgtccaggtGTGTGCTCACCACTGCTCCATCTATGAGGGCGCatccttctatagaagtaaattgcCCTactgagaataaaaaagaaagaaaattttatattcgattgctatttcttttgtggcactgaaactttatttataacaatagtgaaacttcgtctctactaaaaatacaaaaattagctgggcatcatggtgcaagcttgtaattccagctactcgggaggctgaggcaggagaatcacttgaacccgggaggcggaggttgcagtgagccaagatcatgccactgcactccagcctgggtagcagaaagactctgtctcaaaataaataaataaataaataattaacagttctggccaggcgctgtggctcacgcctgtaatcccagcactttgggaggccgaggccagtggatcacttgaggtcaggagttcgagaccagcctggttaacatggtaaaacctcgtctctactaaaaatacaaagtgtagcagggcatggcggcacacgcctgtagtcccagctactcaggaggttgaggcacaagaatcgcttgaacccaggaggcggaggctgcagtgagctgagatcatgccactgcactccagtctaagcaacaaagcgagatcctgctcagaaacaaacaaacaattctgacggccaggtacagtggctcactccagtaatctcagcactttgggaggctgaggtgggacgatcacttgaggctaggagtttgagaccagcctaggcaacatagtgagaccctgtctacaaaaaattttaaaattagccagatatggctgcatgcacctgtagtcctacctacttgggaggctgaggtgggaggactgcttgagcctaagagttcaaagctgcaatgagccatgatcatgccactgcactccagcctaggcaacagagtgaaaccctgtctcttgaaaaaacaaaaacaaaaatgcacacacacacacaaaccagtTGAAATTATTGCTTCTCTTGTTTTTGTGGTTGAGTCTTCACTATGTAATTCTTGTTCCATGAATTTAGAAGGTGAGAGTTGGTGGATAGCTTCTAGAAGTGGGTTTGAATAGGAAAGATAAAGGCTGTATcagagctatgatggtgccactgcactccagcctgggtggcctgggtgacagagcaatattctctcttaaaaaaaaaaaaaacccaccagctgggtgtggtgactcatgcctgtaattccagcactttgggaggccagaggcaggtggatcacgaggtcaggagttcaaagccatcctggccaagacggtgaaaccccatctctactaaaaatacaaaaagtagccgggcgtggtggcgggcacctgtaatcccagctactcgggaggctgaggcagagaattgcttgaacccgggaggtggaggttgcagtcagccaagatcatgccactgcactccagcctgggcgacacagcgagactccatctcaaaacacacacacacacacacacacacacacacacacacacacacacacaagctatATCAGGATCAGTTTTCCTTCTTAACTTctgaagacagattttttttttgatagggtctcactctatcacccaggctggagtgcagtggcgcaatcatagctcactgcagccttaacctctcaggctcaagcagtcctcctgccccagcctcccaagtagttgggactacaggcatgaaccaccatgcccagctggttttaaaatttttttgtagtctcactgtgttgcccaggctggtatcaaacccctgggctcaagcaatcctcccacctcagcctcccgaagtgctgggattacaggcatgagccaccatggctggctttaaagtcagatttttttcttggaaCAACACTCACCAGTCATGTGGCTTGGGGTAATTTAACAGCTATGGACTTTAGTCCACAGAAAATGGGAATTAAAGCAGGGTCTGATGACTTaagtttatgaaaattaaataagaaattgtTGAAGCACTTAAAAAGCAATACAACATGATACAAATAGAAATTTAATGGTTTTGGTGTCCAGCAGTTAGTTTGGTAGAAATTGAGCAATGCGTCAGAAGAGGAGACCCAGTGATTGAGCTGTTTCTCTTCTTATTACAGCTATCTCTGAAGGGCACAAATCAGAAAGCACCATGCCTCCTAATAAAGAGGCCAGCGGTCTCAGTAGTTCACCAGCGGGGCTCATCTGCCTCCCTCCAATCTCTGAGGAGCTACAGCTTGTGTGGACCCAAGCAACCCAGACCAGTGAGCTAGACAGCAATGAACACCTGCTAAAAACCTTCAGCTATTTTCCCTATCCCAGCCTAGCAGACATTGCCCTTCTCTGCCTACGTTATGGGTTGCAGATGGAGAAAGTCAAGACTTGGTTTATGGCCCAGCGCCTCCGCTGTGGTATTAGCTGGTCGTCTGAAGAAATAGAAGAGACTCGAGCCCGAGTAGTCTACCGTCGGGACCAACTCCATTTCAAATCCCTTCTCTCTTTTACTCATCATGCAGGACGGCCCCCAGAGGAGGTGCCTCCTCCTCCAATGCCAGCTCCAGCACAAGTTGGTATTGGAATAGGTCCTCCAACTCTTAGCAAGCCCACCCAGACGAAAGGATTGAAGGTAGAGCCTGAGGAATCCTCTCAGATGCCACCACTGCCACAGAGTCACCAAAAATTAAAGGAGTCCCTGATGACACCTGGCAGTGGAGCATTCCCCCACCAATCAGATTTTTGGCAACATCTTCAAAGCAGTGGCCTCTCAAAGGAGCAGGCAGGCAGGGGTCCCAACCAGTCACATGGCATAGGTACTGCTTCCTGGAACCACTCCACAACCGTCCACCAGCCACAAGCTCGGGATAAACCCCCACCAATTGCATTAATTGCCAGTAGTTGTAAGGAGGAGTCAGCATCTAGTGTtactccctcttcttcctctaccTCTTCTTTCCAGGTACTGGCTAATGGAGCTACTGCTGCCTCTAAATCCCTCCAGCCACTAGGCTGTGTCCCACAGTCAGTGTCACCCAGTGAACAGGCATTACCCCCACATCTGGAACCAGCCTGGCCCCAAGGGCTACGGCATAACTCAGTACCAGGTAGAGTTGGCCCCACAGAGTACCTTTCCCCAGATATGCAACGCCAGCGAAAGACCAAGCGCAAAACCAAAGAGCAGCTGGCTAtccttaaatccttttttttaCAGTGCCAATGGGCACGGCGTGAGGATTACCAAAAGTTAGAACAGATCACTGGTTTACCTCGGCCTGAGATCATTCAGTGGTTTGGTGACACACGCTATGCCTTGAAGCATGGGCAACTAAAATGGTTTCGGGACAATGCAGTACCTGGTGCCCCTAGTTTCCAAGACCCAGCAATTCctacaccaccaccatcaacccGCTCCTTGAATGAAAGGGCTGAGACACCACCTCTGCCAATCCCTCCACCTGCACCGGATATACAACCCTTGGAGAGGTACTGGGCAGCCCACCAACAGCTATGGGAAACTGATATCCCTCAATTGAGTCAGGCATCAAGGCTTAGCACCCAGCAGGTACTGGATTGGTTTGACTCTCGATTACCTCAGCCAGCTGAGGTGGTAGTTTGTCtagatgaagaagaggaagaggaggaggaagaactgCCAGAAGAtggtgaggaagaagaggaggaggaggaagaggaagatgatgatgatgatgatgatgtgatcATACAAGACTgagtggggagctgggggaggggaggtctGTTACTAAAAGATGAACCAACTTAGTAACTGTAAACAAagaaaccacatttttaaaattaccttgtGGCAGAGAACTAAAAAGCTTTGTGTTCTTCAGGGTGGGTGGCAGGGGGATATAGTGAGGGTGGACCAGGGAGAATGACCATAGGGCACTAAGTAAGGCTGGAATTGGATCAGCAGAAATCCAGACCTCTAACCTTAGGGTAGGGAGTGCTAAGGATCTGGGGAAACCATGGGCTGGGAAGCTGCTCTTGCTCTCCTCGTGTCTGCTGTTCTTTTCCCTTCGTGTACTATAGAGAGGCCAGACATTGGCCCCACCTCTCCAGGAGGATTGGAAAGGAGGAGTAAAGGATTCTGATTTGATTGATGATTCCAGTGCATCCCCAATCCCACCATCTTACCTGGAATATAAGGCTGCCTTGTACCCCTTTTCTGAGCACAAGTTTGTGTGTAATGCAACTGActctcttactttttttcttaataactgATCATTTCCTAGACAACCAAGATTCTCAATAAGTCCCAGTCTCatcacaaatattaatatttccttttccacatgcCAACTTGACTATGTTTCACCTGCTTCATGACTAAATCACAGGTGGCAGAatgtttcagttctttttttttttttttaagatggagtcttgctctgtcgcccaggctggagtgcagtgacgcaatctcggctcactgcaagctccgcctcccgggttcacgccattctcctgcctcagcctcccaagtagctgggactacaggcgcccgccaccacccccggctaattttttatatttttagtagagacgggtttcatcgtgttagccaggatggtctcgatctgacctcgtgatccgcccacctcggcctcccaaagtgctgggattacaggcatgagccaccgtgcccagctattttCAGTTCTTATGCTGTGACCACTTTGCCTTGTAGCTTTTTCTATCTTTGCAAAATCCTCACTCTGTTCATTGTTTGTCTCAGGGAAAATCTTCCCCCACCGAGCTTGTAAAAAACTTTAATAATTGGGTGGAGAATAATTTAGAATGGATATTTATTGGAGGTGGTAATTAGGGAAGGTGtccttttaaaaagtagaattgtGTTACAAAGGAGTGAAAGAGGGAATAGTTTCTCCTTGTTGAAGGGCAGTGAAGGTAGGTTTCAGGTTTGGTTTTACAAACCTGATAACTACCTCC
The sequence above is drawn from the Nomascus leucogenys isolate Asia chromosome 22a, Asia_NLE_v1, whole genome shotgun sequence genome and encodes:
- the HOMEZ gene encoding homeobox and leucine zipper protein Homez isoform X2 translates to MVRGWEPPPGLDRAISEGHKSESTMPPNKEASGLSSSPAGLICLPPISEELQLVWTQATQTSELDSNEHLLKTFSYFPYPSLADIALLCLRYGLQMEKVKTWFMAQRLRCGISWSSEEIEETRARVVYRRDQLHFKSLLSFTHHAGRPPEEVPPPPMPAPAQVGIGIGPPTLSKPTQTKGLKVLANGATAASKSLQPLGCVPQSVSPSEQALPPHLEPAWPQGLRHNSVPGRVGPTEYLSPDMQRQRKTKRKTKEQLAILKSFFLQCQWARREDYQKLEQITGLPRPEIIQWFGDTRYALKHGQLKWFRDNAVPGAPSFQDPAIPTPPPSTRSLNERAETPPLPIPPPAPDIQPLERYWAAHQQLWETDIPQLSQASRLSTQQVLDWFDSRLPQPAEVVVCLDEEEEEEEEELPEDGEEEEEEEEEEDDDDDDDVIIQD
- the HOMEZ gene encoding homeobox and leucine zipper protein Homez isoform X1, encoding MVRGWEPPPGLDRAISEGHKSESTMPPNKEASGLSSSPAGLICLPPISEELQLVWTQATQTSELDSNEHLLKTFSYFPYPSLADIALLCLRYGLQMEKVKTWFMAQRLRCGISWSSEEIEETRARVVYRRDQLHFKSLLSFTHHAGRPPEEVPPPPMPAPAQVGIGIGPPTLSKPTQTKGLKVEPEESSQMPPLPQSHQKLKESLMTPGSGAFPHQSDFWQHLQSSGLSKEQAGRGPNQSHGIGTASWNHSTTVHQPQARDKPPPIALIASSCKEESASSVTPSSSSTSSFQVLANGATAASKSLQPLGCVPQSVSPSEQALPPHLEPAWPQGLRHNSVPGRVGPTEYLSPDMQRQRKTKRKTKEQLAILKSFFLQCQWARREDYQKLEQITGLPRPEIIQWFGDTRYALKHGQLKWFRDNAVPGAPSFQDPAIPTPPPSTRSLNERAETPPLPIPPPAPDIQPLERYWAAHQQLWETDIPQLSQASRLSTQQVLDWFDSRLPQPAEVVVCLDEEEEEEEEELPEDGEEEEEEEEEEDDDDDDDVIIQD